A region from the Acyrthosiphon pisum isolate AL4f chromosome A1, pea_aphid_22Mar2018_4r6ur, whole genome shotgun sequence genome encodes:
- the LOC103309565 gene encoding uncharacterized protein LOC103309565, producing MGLELQAERMLRSSRQKFTPAKPGDTVRIRVPDVDRGRMDPQNILAVVVAVDNEFYTLGTKEGVINQLYTRNQFAVCKEQLLSPEEVATDQSVSLRKASTSISKTGGQGYMKCNCKAKCVSKKCSYRSSGILCNSKCHNSLSCCNK from the coding sequence ATGGGACTTGAATTACAAGCTGAAAGAATGCTACGTTCATCAAGACAAAAGTTTACTCCAGCCAAACCCGGTGATACTGTTCGTATCCGAGTCCCTGATGTTGACCGAGGACGTATGGATCCACAGAACATATTGGCAGTTGTCGTAGCTGTCGATAATGAATTTTACACACTAGGCACAAAAGAAGgagtaataaatcaattatacaCCCGTAATCAATTTGCTGTATGTAAAGAACAACTATTGTCTCCTGAAGAAGTTGCTACAGACCAATCCGTGTCCTTAAGGAAAGCTTCCACTTCAATTTCTAAAACAGGTGGACAGGGGTACATGAAATGCAATTGTAAGGCAAAGTGTGTATCGAAGAAGTGTAGTTATAGATCCTCAGGCATTTTATGTAACTCAAAATGTCATAACAGTTTATCTTGTtgcaacaaataa
- the LOC100168695 gene encoding KRAB-A domain-containing protein 2-like isoform X2 has product MSLNQLFVPLKPGETKIIYFVKNEDLFDIIHDAHIKTGHGGRTRVISELQTKYKNITYKSVTLFLSLCVQCQRKQKVPRKGIVVKPIISRELNSRCQVDLVDMQTCKDGEYKFILNYHYHLTKFIQLRPLKSKTAEEVALMLLPIFLTFGAPNILHSDNGREFSNKIIMDLCSRWEGVKIVHGKPRHSQCQGSIERANQDFQNILRAMMHDKNTTKWSEALPFVQFAKNTAYHQGIKQTPYEAMFGNVAKRGLATSSLPREQIKDIETEEQLEQIIQSIDDDNTEQVGQHDNDIQPESVLANDIQYNNTEQVEHNFVQSEVDNELKKKKKT; this is encoded by the exons ATGTCTCTCAACCAACTTTTTGTTCCATTGAAACCtggtgaaacaaaaataatttacttcgtGAAAAATGAAGATTTATTCGATATTATCCATGATGCCCATATCAAAACAGGCCACGGAGGACGAACCCGTGTAATTAGtgaattacaaacaaaatataaaaatataacatataaatcagTTACATTATTTTTGAGCTTGTGTGTTCAATGTCAAAGGAAACAAAAAGTCCCGAGAAAAGGGATCGTCGTAAAGCCCATTATAAGTCGTGAACTCAACTCTCGATGCCAAGTTGATTTAGTCGATATGCAAACGTGTAAAGATGGTGAGTACAAATTTATTCTCAATTATCATTACCATCTCACTAAATTTATACAGCTTAGACCATTGAAGAGCAAGACAGCAGAGGAAGTAGCCCTCATGTTGCTGCCAATTTTCCTCACTTTTGGTGCACCAAATATTCTGCATTCAGATAATGGGAGAGAGTTTtccaacaaaattattatggatTTGTGCTCAAGATGGGAGGGTGTAAAAATTGTTCACGGTAAACCCCGTCATAGTCAATGTCAAGGTTCTATCGAAAGAGCCAATcaggattttcaaaatatactcaGGGCCATGATGCATGATAAGAATACAACAAAATGGTCAGAGGCTTTGCCATTTGTTCAATTCGCAAAAAACACTGCATATCATCAAGGAATAAAACAGACACCGTATGAGGCAATGTTTGGTAACGTTGCTAAAAGGGGTCTGGCAACAAGTTCGTTGCCACGAGAGCAGATAAAAGACATTGAGACCGAAGAGCAGCTTGAACAAATTATACAGTCAATTG atgatGATAACACTGAGCAAGTAGGACAACATGACAATGATATACAACCAGAAAGTGTATTAG CTAATGACATCCAATATAATAACACTGAGCAGGTGGAACATAATTTTGTGCAAAGTGAAGtagataatgaattaaaaaaaaaaaaaaaaacatga
- the LOC100168695 gene encoding KRAB-A domain-containing protein 2-like isoform X1, with the protein MSLNQLFVPLKPGETKIIYFVKNEDLFDIIHDAHIKTGHGGRTRVISELQTKYKNITYKSVTLFLSLCVQCQRKQKVPRKGIVVKPIISRELNSRCQVDLVDMQTCKDGEYKFILNYHYHLTKFIQLRPLKSKTAEEVALMLLPIFLTFGAPNILHSDNGREFSNKIIMDLCSRWEGVKIVHGKPRHSQCQGSIERANQDFQNILRAMMHDKNTTKWSEALPFVQFAKNTAYHQGIKQTPYEAMFGNVAKRGLATSSLPREQIKDIETEEQLEQIIQSIDDDNTEQVEQHDNHIQQLEQILQSLMMITLSK; encoded by the exons ATGTCTCTCAACCAACTTTTTGTTCCATTGAAACCtggtgaaacaaaaataatttacttcgtGAAAAATGAAGATTTATTCGATATTATCCATGATGCCCATATCAAAACAGGCCACGGAGGACGAACCCGTGTAATTAGtgaattacaaacaaaatataaaaatataacatataaatcagTTACATTATTTTTGAGCTTGTGTGTTCAATGTCAAAGGAAACAAAAAGTCCCGAGAAAAGGGATCGTCGTAAAGCCCATTATAAGTCGTGAACTCAACTCTCGATGCCAAGTTGATTTAGTCGATATGCAAACGTGTAAAGATGGTGAGTACAAATTTATTCTCAATTATCATTACCATCTCACTAAATTTATACAGCTTAGACCATTGAAGAGCAAGACAGCAGAGGAAGTAGCCCTCATGTTGCTGCCAATTTTCCTCACTTTTGGTGCACCAAATATTCTGCATTCAGATAATGGGAGAGAGTTTtccaacaaaattattatggatTTGTGCTCAAGATGGGAGGGTGTAAAAATTGTTCACGGTAAACCCCGTCATAGTCAATGTCAAGGTTCTATCGAAAGAGCCAATcaggattttcaaaatatactcaGGGCCATGATGCATGATAAGAATACAACAAAATGGTCAGAGGCTTTGCCATTTGTTCAATTCGCAAAAAACACTGCATATCATCAAGGAATAAAACAGACACCGTATGAGGCAATGTTTGGTAACGTTGCTAAAAGGGGTCTGGCAACAAGTTCGTTGCCACGAGAGCAGATAAAAGACATTGAGACCGAAGAGCAGCTTGAACAAATTATACAGTCAATTG atgatGATAACACTGAGCAAGTGGAACAACATGACAATCATATACAACAGCTTGAACAAATTTTACAGTCATTG atgatGATAACACTGAGCAAGTAG